The following DNA comes from Anopheles coustani chromosome 2, idAnoCousDA_361_x.2, whole genome shotgun sequence.
GGCAACTGGCCCGCTTCGTGCTACAGGTAGGACGGTGCTGACAAGGGGATTCTCCTTAACATCTTTCTTTTGAAGCTGCTTTAGATTATCTTCAGTTCTTAGTCAAACGTGATTTTCGGTTGGAATATCAAATGTTGAAGAAGGTGTACCTTAAGATTGCTAGGTTCATAGTTAAAAtgattttaacatttattattatttatatttgttaGATGCTCGTGTTTGAAACTTAACATCAAGATGTGTAGATGAAATCACAAATATCAAAGACAGATTATTtacagaaaatgttcttttgtactttttttccTAAGTTTAAACTTTAAATGCAAAGAACCCTTGCTCATATCgtaatctgttttgttttgccccaATTATGATCGCCTCAATTATcttaaactttatatttttcctctaTATTCGTTCATCTGCTTTGCGTATTTCTTGCAAACACGTGTTTGAGAAAAACGTGCCCCCATCTTCATGACACTATGGCTATCAAAAGTCAAAATCGTATTATACTCGTTATAATGGTCATTTGTCATGATTTATcaacttttgtttgtttgtagaaaTTGGCTCTCTTCCACGCCATTCCGATCGCACTGCGCTACCTAAAGCCGGAATTGTTTGAGGCGGGCATACACAAGTATCTGGTGAAAATCGACATCGACGCGGGGCTGAGCGAGGCGACACTGCGCCAGATGATGGATGTGTTCTGGCAGGATATTATACGGACCGGTGTGGAACCGGAGCTAGTCGAACGAGCCCGGGCCAGGATTGCCGAGTGCCACCAGCGGCAGGCAAAGCTTATCTCGGACCAGCTGACCGTCTACTGCACGATGCTACACAACGATTTGTGGGTTAATAATATGATGATCAAATATGGTAAGTTGTCTACACTTTGGTTTCAATGGGTGGGTTCcgtaaacattattttcttcttcagaTTCTGCCACCGGTAAGCCGAACAGTCTGAAGTTTGTCGACTTCCAGCTCATCCAGATGGATTCCCTCGTACGGGACGTCATCTTCTTCGTCATCACGAGCGTCAACGATGCGGAACTGGAGTCGCAGCTGGATGGCTACTTCGAACACTACTTTCAGCATCTCGCCAGCAATATGAAACGCCTACAGTTTCCCAAGCTAGAGGAGTTTACGCTGGAGAGGTGAGCCTTGGTGCCTCATGTCGACCCGAAACGGAGGGCAATTAATTATGGCTGCATGGCAGTGACATTATGGTTAACCGCGGTTTATTCCCCTCCTTCCTACAGTTTCCGGGAGGAAATCGACCGTGTGGCGCCGTACGAGCTGTACCACATCGTGTCGATGCTGCGGGTCGTGCTGGCTCGCAAGGAGTCGATACCGGACCAGAGCGAGCAGGATGCGGCCCTGTTCTTCAATGACAATCTGGTGGAGGAAGACTACTACCGGCGGCTGGAGGTGACACTTCGAATCTACGAGCGCAGGGGTTGGATATAGGAGGGTTTAGGGATGAGATACCGCGGGGCACTGGGACAGCTCAATTAAACGTAAACATGGTCTCAATAGAGGATTTGATGTAAATATTATTAAGTAGCTGCGGTGCAAATGGGAACGAATGGCCCACAATGTGCCCTATTATTCACGCGAGTCGTAATCATAGAGATGTTGGATGTGAAATATAATCGAAGACGTTGTTCTTAATGGCATACATGTGAGCAGTTATTTACTTTTTGCATTCGAAAATTGGCAATATATGTATTTATGGTTTCtagttaaaattaatatttttcccgttttcaaATTTCACTTCATCACtgtttattaatattatttaatcttgtttcgttttggCCCCTTTATGTTTTATGGATGGCAACTTCAAGTTGGTAGTTGCACGAAACAGGGAACATTGTGAATCGATGGCTGTTGGATGATGTTGAACAATTTAAAGCTATCGATTTTTGTCTTATTTTAAATCGTAATTCATCGGCTTAGAAACGATTAGATCTCATCAAGTCATATTGGGTGTGATTTTTTGCCCCATGCCGACTGGCAAATCCAAAGATTTAAattcccccccacccctcctccCTTTCTCCCTCCTTCATTTGGCATGCTAATGccctggtggcaaaatcagcatgctttctcattcTCTCCAATCGACAATCGATACCAACataacgagaaagcatgatgattttgccatCGGGGTGGTATCTTTTGAAATAACGATTCGGGATTGAGTCCAGTGTGCATTGGACTCATCCCAGTCAAATCAATCCTAAAGTTTGCCCACCACTCGATTCAACGTTGGAACTTTGCTAGCAAACTTGCGTACTACTGATGCCGTGTTTGACGTATAGGTGGCGCTGCGGCTGAAGTGGCGCCCCTTCTTGGGATAGGTCAGTTCGATGCTAGAAAATATCGGCTACTTTCACACGCGCTAATGAGAAGAGTTGAAAAAGATTCGTTCGTTTATTTATAGCTTTTCACAACAAActccatttctttttgttcacaCTTCTCAGAAGTTCCTGAGCCATCCTTGCCAGattgttggaagaaaaaaaaatcaattcatcACTTAAAGCGCTTCGATTTAAATTGCAATTTTTAAATGGTTTCCCTGAGCAGCGTTGAGCGCCGGAGCGGCTCATTATGCAACCGATTTGCTAGGCTCAGATGATTGGCTGAATGGTTTATGTTTCTATTCGGTCGTTCGTTGGATTCGCAGCTAAAAGATGTCTGAAAAGTGCTTGTGGACGTCGCTAAAGTTGGAAGAAATATAAAGAAATTCATTGCGCGACCGTCTGTCTTCCCACTTTCCGCTTATGGCTTTCGATATTCGCGCCGATGGTGGCCCCCAGACAACATGGTTGTGCAATTTAtcacaataaaaattatcacACGCATCACGCGTAGTCGCGAATGTGGGACGAAGCCCTTTTTAGGAATAGGAGTTTGTGGTTCGGTAACGGGAAGGTTCTGTGAGTGAGGCCGCGGTGTATAATTAATCCACGATCCAGTTTCCAGCacaaatggaataaaaacatgAGAGGATATTTTGCGATGAATGGTTGGGTTAAAGTATGCGGAGGCAGGCAATGCGAGTCGCCGGATGTAATTGACCCATGTCTGGATGAAAGCGAGTATGGACCATTTAtgcataaaaacataaatgttgAGAGTGGCACACGATTGCGGCATTGCAGACACGTATCACAacaatgtgtgtgtgaagcTATACCAATGGATTTAATTCATCAGCTCAAAAACTCACAAACACTtccgaaaatataaaatatattcatcACTTGTGATGACTTGAGTATAATTAATTATAGAGAATTCACGATAAAGCATATTTATTCCAAACGCCATCTCAGGTGTAATGAACTTTCCAACATTGCCCCTTGTCTCTCCCACGATTGGGCCAAGGTCAATGGATTTTTccgttgaaaaagaaatggaaaagcaatTTCTTCTGCATTTTTACGGCTGTTGGCTGGAGTGGTGGCTCTAGAAACAACTCAGGGCAGACTGCCGTTTGCATTGGAATTACCTTTCCCGTAGGCGTGTCCTCAGACGCGCTGCAAACGGCAACAAAAAGGAACCATTAGTTCAAACTGAAACCGGAAAAATGCAATCGCTTAGggatttttcaataaatggcGCTAATGCCGTTCAACGAGGAATTCACCATTGTAAGGAATTTATACAAGCATTCAATGAGTTTGCAATTTAATTGTAACAATGTCTGAGTGAACATTACTTTTGAATCGAAACACTTCTAAATAGAGATTTTAGGAATACATTTTGTGTACAGTAGTATTCGAATGTTGAGTGGCTTTTAAGACTAATAACACGGGCAATAAAACTACTGATCCAACTGGCAGCAACATTCTTGACAAAGGGTGTGCTTCAATAAAGTTTGCACCAAGATCTTATCGCAACCCAGCAAAGTGCATTCGTAGGCCGGAAGAAGCCTTAGGCCATCGAGTGTAGATTAAAAatcagtggaaaataaaatgcttttgaatggtgaaatgaaacattcgtttttatttaatgaaacgatgttttaaaatttcaaccatTGCTGGCAATTTTCTCAGGGTAATGCGTTACCTTTTTTGCGAACGATTGAATgttctttgtgttttgttatgaATAGCAACGTACAACCGACCTTAACCTAGCGTTTatgtttgcatttaaaattcaCAAACATGAAATGAGCCGGTAATTCATATGACACCGAAATAAAAGGCCGGTAGAAAACGAGATTGATCTGTTGGGTGGACTCTTGCGTCTCCCTTCTTTGTGAATGCACTTCTGATGACGGTCAGCGACCTCACCCAAGGCAGTAGGACGGCGTCTGGCTGAGAGTGCAACAAGTGCAACGCCGAGTGTGCTGGCCGACCACACCATGATGCGTTGGTTGATGGCTTTGAGACCATCCGGTGGCCTTGATTGACACTCGGAAAGTATCACAGGGTTGAATATAAAATATGTTGGGCTTAAGTAAATAATTACAAAGGTAgtaacgatgcaaaaatgaatcCTGTGTAATGTAACGGATGAATTAATTGGAAAAAGTTACTTcttaaaaattgaacaaacacGTTTTGTGTATACCATTGTTTGCCCTATAACTATATTTACTCtttgttgacttttttttttgaagttttgGCAAACcacattttttgttaatttatgaaaattagtacaatctttttagCGTATAATTCAAACGgaaaaattttacaattttgcaAACACTTacattcaaacaattttgggaaaaaaaactagaagcATTTAATACTAAATAGCCTCTCATTAGTATATGAGTATTCAGATTTCACGGAGAACTACAATAGTTTTGATGATCGTTAATACGCgttattgaaaaagaaatagatGAAATAATCTAGTGccataatttattaaatttaaaatcttcCTTGTAATTCCACTTCCTCAAACGCGTATGTTAAGGCCTTGGCACTATTTTTACGTCGTTATCGACTCCGCTCCATGTCTTCACTTTCCCTTCCTAAGCCGACAGTATCTGTTGGGATTGCTCGAAGGGGGCAAAAAACTCACTCTATCTCTATCGCGTAGAGTACACTTTGACGAAGCGTTTCGAGGagtgttgttgatgctgccgCCAAGTGTCCTCCAGTTGGTGGTACAGCACGTTATCAGTTCTGCAGTCacgcgaagaagaaaactaaataataCTATACTATGAGttcgaaaaccaaaacaccaaCAACGAAGTGGTTGGTAAATGGTACGCTAAAGGAGGTATTTAGTGTATTATCTTTGTCGGAAGATGTTGCCTGCCTACTATCGGCCAAATGTTAACCGATTAGGCGCTAATCAGGTCCATTATGGATGAATTCAAAGCAAGCACGAGTgaatattttcgtttttcaaagTTCAAGGGCAAGGAATATTTATTGAGCGATCAGTGAAATTAAACTctcaaacatttcaatttgCCGACTTTAAGGACGGCGTTTATTTTAAGGCACTTGGTGATAGTAAAAACATCAGCAAAACCACACGCATCTACAGCTGAAGGAAGTTGTTGCTGATTTAGCTAGCACGCTTTATCAATTTAGCTTCGGCTCCCTTTTGTTATGTCATAGCATCTATGCTACAAAATAGAGAAGACAATTTCCACGCTACGATAAGTTGTAGAAGTTCCGGGTCTTGTTTGTGGCCTTAAAACAAGGTAATAAAttactgattttttttatatgaatgCTTTCAAAACAGTTCCATCGTGAAGATAAATTCTTGTAACACAATCGATGTTAGTCGAGTATTCAAAATCGAGTTCCAATTCCAAAATTAGCCGGCCCCCAAGAGGAGGCTTGTCCCGATGGTGTTGAGAGTCAACAAACGCGGTCTTTATTTTTTGCTGACCCAATCCCGTAACGCGTGCTTCGTTCAGGTGTTGTTATGGCAACAAACCGATCGGACGGGTTTGGCGGCTTGCGTACCTCAAAATTTCGATTACAAAAAACGTAATGTCTcaggttcattttttttaatttgcgtACGTTGGCATCAATATAGCTACGGCGCACAAGTGTGTATTTGGGGGAGTGTAGGTTATATAAgaccattattttttattcttttccaaTGTACACaattcgaagcactgtttCATCTCTCCATCGTAGCATTCTTCtcttgtttggttgtttgctACATCGACGGCTTGTTTTTAGTTTGTACAGTGTTTTCTCGCTTTGAGTTTGACGTGTTTTTCAAAGCAGAGAGTTTCGTTCCAGCTCGTTCTAAGTTCTCCACCCCGACCACAACACATGCTGCTAATGATGAtcggtatttttttgttttttattcatttgccCTCgtgagaacaaaacaaaacctgtgTAGGTATTTCCATGCTTTTGGGTTGgttattcttgtttttttgttaatgcCCCCTAACCATACCGGACGAGCCGGCATGCAAGGGTGGCGTGATGCTCGTTTGAAGGTCAACATGTCCGAGGACCATCGGCCAGAGTATCTTGCTTTGAGGCATGGGAAGGTGGGACAGGTTTGGCACGAAAACTGTTTGGGGtgaatcaaaataaaagatCAAACTAACGACGGAAGAACCTGGTTCCAAATGGAGATGGAATAAATTACTTTAGCTTTATCgtttaaattgaaatcgtACAAACTACATTTTGGAATGGCAAGGATCATTAAATTCTTTTGAACTCTTCCGATTCCCAACTACGAGAAGTAGTCTTTGATTTTGCAAACATCCGTCTGTTTGGTAggcaatttgcaaaacaaaataaatgacaAAACCCACTGTCATACTCTTAAAAGCATTAAAAATCTAAATAGCAAACTCATGGAACCATATAAAAATGTGTACGTGATTGAGTTACTTGAATCGCGATCGTTAAATGAGCTATGTTGAGAAACTGGCTGGGATTCGCGATAGTGGACACAACGGTTTGAGCAACCAGCTGGTTTCGATTTTTAACGAGCAATATGCTCGTGTTTAGTGTGCCactagtttgttttgttttgtttaccgcCGGAGATCGGCCCCGCCTTCATTGGGGACCGCCCGCTGTCCAACGGTTGATTTTATGACAATTTTATGAGACACTTTTACGATCGTTTAATCGGTTTCAAACTGACGGGCGAACTTGCGCAGCGGAAGCATCGCGGAAAGGTGAAAAGGGTGAAAAATCTCATAATTGCTCTATCAGGCTACCGCTTCTGGGTGATCTGAGCGGATTTTTTTTCGGAGTTAGAAAAGTTCAATGAACCACCCCGCATCATGATTATGTATCATAACGGGAACGTTCTTAATTTACGACCTTCCTATTGAACTGCGTGGCATATCAGCTGATTAGTATAGCTCTCACTTTTTGACAGTAACGCGATACAACAAACGCGCATCCGGTGCCCATGGCAACCGAAGTCACCACTCTGTTAATGATTGgttgttttatgtgttttttttttgcatactgACGCCATTCTCTGAGGCTCGTGCCTGGCTCCACCGTAAGGCATCGGATGACAGGTGCATCAATTGCAACGTTTGCGCAAATGTTTACAATCTTACAttcttgtattttttctcTACACTGTGCCACACATTTCTTGGCTATATCGTTTGCATTCCGTCGTTGTGTGCACATTGTTGTCGACGAAGGTATTGAAGGCGGTAGGTTCTTGGTGCACCTTGGACCGTTTGCGCTCTTTGGGTTCAGTTTCCATACAGGTCCAGGCCTTCCCCGTAGTGACCTTGACCGTTTGGAACAGTTTCGAAAGCAGTTGGTGACGGTTTATAAACttgtatttttcattgaagAGTCGATTCCACAAGCAGCTGTTTATATCGTTCGTTTGAATCCAGCTAAAAAATAACTGGTGCTCGTGGACTTGATGTTGTGGGTCCTTCAATGTACGATGCTTCGATGAGAAAATGCTCAAATTATTGTTGTGCATTAATTGGATTGACCAAATCAGTTTGACAAATCCTATACAAAACTGCACTTTGGTAGGATAAAACATGAATTATTTTATCTAGGAACaagatgtgtttttgttgaaacatCTGTAACATATTTGCACtatattaaatattataatttattttatagttgCACATCTTACTCTTATACTCTTAACTATTATGAAGAAGTTATCAACTGATAGGTAATATCTTTTACATGCTGTTTTTATATCTCAGCCAGAGTCTTTCCAGGGTTAAGTGCATTTTGTCGACAAAGTTTCATGATGACGACtttaaactcaaacaaaaactcccaaaattaaatcaatttaaacttTCATAAGCACTCCGTAGTTGCACTCTAAAGGACTATAATAAAATGGTTGTCCCATACTCGGTGGAAAGTGACCTCACTGCCTCGGACAAACCGGTCCGGAGACAATGTTTTTCTGTACAGTTTTGCAAATGGCATCCACAAGCCAACCCAAACTGGACGGTCCGGTTTGCCCAGAGCTCCTGTGGCCTTCCagcgtttttaaagtgtaacCACCAACTACGGATACTGTAGCCATGGTAACACTTACACCCATTCCCATACGGGCCAGCTCGATAAGGTTGATCGAAAAGGGCGCTTTGAAGCTTCTGGCCGGGCCTTATCAGTGTTCCGCTCGTATTGGTACTGCCTTCGCGAGACGCGTGACATTGTTTTGACAGCGCCCGCCGTTCGTATCGAACTCGATGCGGCTCGCACACTCCAGCGGGAAGTTACGCAAGAAAAGCCTTCCCGATGGTAGCATTTTGTTTGTCGAACCGTTTGGTTGAACATTTCCTTCTGCGCTACCGAAAACCAAGCACGATCGGCACGGTTCAAGGTTAGTCTATCGTTACAGCTGACTTCACCAGCACCAACTTCTTTCGAATGTGGAACGTAAGGTGAGGTGTTCTTGTTCCTCGGATCCTCTGCGTGTCGGTGTACGGTAAGCAGGAACCCGAAACTCGCAGACTGCTGTGTCGGTTTCAAGTCCTCGGTCGAAGCTGATAAGACGTTCGCTGGTTTATGGACATTTTTTCCCCACCGAACAAGGGGTTGTCGCAGCTTCGCAAACGAAACGTGCCGCGGTTCAGTTGGACAAACGTGTTTGGGgaatgattattttttctacCGACTCGATTGACTTTCTTTTCCCAAATCAGTTCTTTCGTAGCTGAATGGTTATCTTTTCTTTCGAGTGGCTTAAGCCACCTCGAAGCATTCCCCAATCGAACGAAGGGAAAGGTCAAGACCGTGTAAGCCGCCGATTATCTATCCCTGGCCAAGTTTTATTACGGTGAGTCGCATCGCACTTTTTATTGCAGTTATTCCACAAACGTACGTTTGCACAAATGGAGCCGGTGCTACCGTAAGAACCGCAGAAAAAGGAGGTCACTCCAGTCTGGCTCAAGACAAACAAGAAAGAACGAGCCATAGCAGAGCCGAAGCGGGGTTGATAAACATGTAACGCTTGATTCAACTCTTTGGTGTGGACGTGAAGCGGTTTTGCGATGTGATGAACGTTGGACCCCGCGTCAGTGTCTTCTTATCCGGAACGTATACGTCAACGTCCAATCATGCAGCGAACGGATGGCTGTcgggtgattttttttcaaaagtgtGCTGATCGACGGCACACCAGAGGGTGCGCTTAACCGGATCTGCAACATGTTTCGGTGCATAATTGTGGTGTTGATTTACA
Coding sequences within:
- the LOC131266748 gene encoding uncharacterized protein LOC131266748 translates to MPSIPPPPIRDLEGLLAPVLPAGTRVLGYEAEFLTAPGDNYGSTMLAIAVRTAPEDAERKDREQTDVVGENGEQDDGLLHLVAKMRPSSEEFLEIFQIDTTFVKEAAVYLKIVPTLLALQREQGFDGEGELIDVFCRCYNARVSLDPAVEKVDEDGVMLFENLKRAGYVTADRRQGFDRQLARFVLQKLALFHAIPIALRYLKPELFEAGIHKYLVKIDIDAGLSEATLRQMMDVFWQDIIRTGVEPELVERARARIAECHQRQAKLISDQLTVYCTMLHNDLWVNNMMIKYDSATGKPNSLKFVDFQLIQMDSLVRDVIFFVITSVNDAELESQLDGYFEHYFQHLASNMKRLQFPKLEEFTLESFREEIDRVAPYELYHIVSMLRVVLARKESIPDQSEQDAALFFNDNLVEEDYYRRLEVTLRIYERRGWI